A stretch of Paracoccus seriniphilus DNA encodes these proteins:
- a CDS encoding TRAP transporter substrate-binding protein — translation MTTAKTLAATTALSMLAMAASADAKTLRLNHNNPKDHPVHISMQKMADEVEAATDGALKIRIYPNGQLGSQRESTEQVQNCSLDMAKSNTSELEAFAPVYAAFNLPYMFQSEKHFNKIITGEIGQSILDKAAESGIRGLAYYTEGARSFYTNKPILSPADLQGMKIRVQPSPSAVRMVELLGANPTPIGWGELYSALQQGVVDGAENNPTALTTARHGEVSKHFSLDEHTMIPSVVFISNCAWDGLTEEEKTALSTAARNSMTFHSAEWKKASDAAIAEAQSEMGVEIHQVDKTPFIEAVQPMYDEATEGNPELAELIDQIRAAAQ, via the coding sequence ATGACCACGGCAAAAACGCTGGCCGCCACCACCGCGCTGTCCATGCTGGCAATGGCCGCATCGGCTGACGCGAAAACACTGCGTCTCAACCACAACAATCCCAAGGATCACCCGGTCCATATCTCGATGCAGAAAATGGCCGATGAGGTCGAAGCGGCAACGGATGGCGCGCTGAAGATCCGCATCTACCCCAACGGTCAGCTGGGTTCGCAGCGCGAATCGACCGAACAGGTCCAGAACTGCTCGTTGGACATGGCGAAATCGAATACGTCGGAGCTGGAGGCCTTTGCCCCGGTCTATGCCGCCTTCAACCTGCCCTACATGTTCCAGAGCGAGAAGCATTTCAACAAGATCATCACCGGCGAGATTGGCCAGTCCATCCTGGACAAGGCTGCTGAATCCGGCATTCGTGGTCTGGCCTATTATACTGAAGGCGCAAGATCTTTTTATACCAACAAGCCGATTCTCAGCCCCGCAGACCTGCAAGGCATGAAAATCCGCGTCCAGCCCAGCCCCTCGGCAGTGCGGATGGTCGAACTGCTGGGTGCCAATCCCACCCCGATCGGCTGGGGAGAGCTGTATTCCGCGCTGCAACAGGGCGTCGTGGATGGCGCCGAAAACAATCCCACCGCATTGACCACCGCGCGTCATGGCGAAGTATCCAAGCATTTCTCGCTGGACGAGCACACGATGATTCCCTCGGTCGTGTTCATTTCGAACTGCGCCTGGGATGGCCTGACCGAAGAGGAAAAGACCGCGCTTTCGACCGCGGCCCGCAACTCGATGACCTTCCACAGTGCCGAATGGAAGAAAGCCTCGGACGCAGCGATTGCCGAAGCGCAAAGCGAGATGGGTGTCGAGATCCATCAGGTGGACAAGACGCCCTTCATCGAGGCCGTTCAGCCGATGTACGACGAGGCCACCGAAGGCAATCCCGAGCTGGCCGAATTGATCGATCAAATCCGCGCTGCGGCGCAATAA